GATCAATACGATGGCTCCTTTTTTCCTGCTATGGTATTTAGCCTATGAAAGTCTACAAATTTCTTATTTTCTGACCCTGGGAATCGCCGTGATTGCAGGAGGATTTTTGATCAGAATGTTTATCATTTTTCATGACTGCTGTCATGGATCGTTTTTCAAAAGCAAGCGTGCGAATAAAATATTAGGGATGGTTACAGGCGTATTGACGTTGTTCCCGTTTGAACAATGGAAGCATGACCACTCTGTCCACCATGCAACAAGCAGCAACCTTGATAAGCGCGGGACAGGGGATATCTGGCTTTTGACCGTCGAAGAGTACAGGGAATCTGGATTCTGGAAAAAGGTTGCCTACAGACTCTATCGCAGTCCGTTCGTCATGTTTATTCTTGGACCGATTTATGTATTTCTTTTTGAAAACCGTTTCAACCGCAAAGGCGCCCGCAAAAAGGAAAAGTTGAATACGTATTTGACGAATATCCTGATTGCAGCAGCGGTAGCAGCACTTTGCTTGCTGGTTGGCTGGAAGGCGTTCCTGCTCGTTCAGCTTCCGATCTTCATGATTTCCGGTACAGCCGGGGTGTGGCTGTTCTATGTGCAGCATACTTTTGAAGATTCCTATTTTGAAGAAAACGAGAAGTGGGAATATGTCAAAGCAGCTGTGGAAGGAAGCTCATATTACCAATTGCCGAAGCTGCTTCAATGGCTGACAGGAAATATCGGCTACCACCATATCCACCATTTAAGCCCGAGAGTGCCGAATTACAAATTAGAACAGGCACATGCAAACTCAGAAGAACTTCAAAATGTACCGACCATTACGCTGGCGACGAGCTTGAAGTCCTTGAAATTCCGATTGTGGGATGAAGATGGAAAAAAATTCGTCGGCTATAAGGCAGCGAAGAGACAAGTACAGTCAAAAAATGTTAAAGTAGTAGCAAATCCTATTCTCAGGAAAGAAAATAAGTACTCCTGAGTTAGAACGAGGTCTACATGATGTTTAAAAAATATTTTACCTTTCAAAGAGGCAATGGGATTGCTCCATACATCTGGACAATCCTTTGCATCTTGCCTTTTTATTTTATATTCCAATCATCTTCCACCATTGAAATCGTCATCGGGATCCTCCTGACGATTCTTTTCTTTATTTTCTACCGGATTGCCCTTTTCGCTAAAGGATGGCCGGTCTACCTATGGGGATTTATCCTGATTGCAATCTCCATCACCTCGACAAGCCTCTTCAGTTATGTGTATTTTGCATTCTTTCTCGCTTATTTTATCGGGAATATTAAAAATCGGGTGACATTCCTCATCCTGTATTTCATCCATTTGATCAGTACGTCCGTTTCGATCAACTTTGGGATCGTCCAGCAAAAAGATATTTTCCTGGCGCAGCTTCCGTTTGTCATCATCATTTGGATAAGCGTGATACTGCTGCCGTTCAGCATCCATAATCGCAAGGAAATGGGGCAGCTTGAGGAAAAGCTGGAAGACGCGAATAAAAAAATCTCCGAACTTATCAAACTTGAAGAGCGGGAGAGGATCGCAAGGGACCTTCACGATACACTTGGACAAAAATTATCGCTGATCGGGTTAAAGAGCGATTTGGCCCGCAGGCTCATTTCCAAAAATCCCGAGCAGGCAAAAAATGAATTGAAGGATGTCCAGCATACGGCTCGTACGGCGCTCAACGAAGTGAGGAAAATGGTTTCCTCCATGAAAGGAATCCGCTTAAAGGATGAAATGGTCCGAGTCAAGCAGATCCTTGATGCCGCACAGATCCGATTTGAAGGCGAAGAGGACATTACATTGCACAAGGCGTCCCTTTTAACAGAAAATATTCTGAGTATGTGCTTGAAAGAGGCAGTGACGAATATTGTTAAGCATAGCGGGGCAGATGAATGCCGGATATCCGTTGAGCAGACGTGGAAAGAAATCATCATCACCATCACAGATAATGGCAAGTTCAAACGCGACAAAGCCAATCTGGAAAAAGGCCATGGGCTGCGGGGGATGAGGGAGCGCCTTGAATTTGTGAATGGCAGTATGGAGATTTTGACA
This Falsibacillus pallidus DNA region includes the following protein-coding sequences:
- a CDS encoding sensor histidine kinase, coding for MFKKYFTFQRGNGIAPYIWTILCILPFYFIFQSSSTIEIVIGILLTILFFIFYRIALFAKGWPVYLWGFILIAISITSTSLFSYVYFAFFLAYFIGNIKNRVTFLILYFIHLISTSVSINFGIVQQKDIFLAQLPFVIIIWISVILLPFSIHNRKEMGQLEEKLEDANKKISELIKLEERERIARDLHDTLGQKLSLIGLKSDLARRLISKNPEQAKNELKDVQHTARTALNEVRKMVSSMKGIRLKDEMVRVKQILDAAQIRFEGEEDITLHKASLLTENILSMCLKEAVTNIVKHSGADECRISVEQTWKEIIITITDNGKFKRDKANLEKGHGLRGMRERLEFVNGSMEILTNGGTTVMIKVPNDVKETGKKES
- a CDS encoding fatty acid desaturase encodes the protein MTKQKQNMLRKQVAAFEKAETRNSVFQLINTMAPFFLLWYLAYESLQISYFLTLGIAVIAGGFLIRMFIIFHDCCHGSFFKSKRANKILGMVTGVLTLFPFEQWKHDHSVHHATSSNLDKRGTGDIWLLTVEEYRESGFWKKVAYRLYRSPFVMFILGPIYVFLFENRFNRKGARKKEKLNTYLTNILIAAAVAALCLLVGWKAFLLVQLPIFMISGTAGVWLFYVQHTFEDSYFEENEKWEYVKAAVEGSSYYQLPKLLQWLTGNIGYHHIHHLSPRVPNYKLEQAHANSEELQNVPTITLATSLKSLKFRLWDEDGKKFVGYKAAKRQVQSKNVKVVANPILRKENKYS